The genomic interval AGCGTGGCATCTGTCAGGGCGACCCAGCAGGTCAGATACTGCTGAGGCCGGGTGAAGGTGTAGCCATTGTCCTGATGCCAGGGAAATTCGTCCGGATTACCGGGTTTCTTGTAAACGGCCTGATCCCAGTAGAGACGACAGGGTGTGCCCATGGTGTCGTGGCACAGTTCCTGGAAAACCGGATGGCGACTGAAAGCCTTGAGTACTGCAGAACGCAGCACCAGATGAATGGTAAACGTGATGGCATCTGCCCGGGCGATGTAGAGCTTGCCGCCAAATCGGTCACGCAGCATCTGTGTGTATTCCGCTTCGATAGGATCGATGGCATGGATCACCGCCTCCATCTCTTCTGGCGTAAAGGCGTTTTCGACCAGCACAAAGCCTTCTTCGTCATACTGGCGTGCCTGAGCTGCGCTCAGCCGTCGATAGGGACCATCGCAGGTCTGCCATCCGAAATCCCTGTTGCGGGGGTCCAGTTCGAAGTTGCGATCAATCCGATTCGTGTGCATCGATTACCGTACTGGTATCAGGACGCCCTATGCATAGTAAAATACTCTCCGGCCAGCGACCAGCGAGTCGATGAGTCAGATTTCAGGAGCAGACACACGCGGAAGCATAACGTCTCCAGCAGGGCAGATTACTGATGCGCATCCTCTATATCGACATCGACACGCTGCGCCCCGACCACCTGGGCTGCTACGGGTATCACCGTGCCACGAGCCCGAATATCGATGCGCTCGCTCAGAAAAGCGCCGTGTTCAACAACGTTCATGCGTCGGATGTGCCCTGTCTGCCAAGCCGGACCGCCTTACTTACCGGAAGATTTGGTATCCACAACGGGGTCGTCAACCACGGCGGCACCGATGCCGATCCAGTGATTGACGGCGCCGGACGGGAATTCTGGTCCAGGCTGCAGATCGACAGTTTCCCCTCGCGCCTGAAACGCGCCGGTCTGAAAACCACCAGCATCAGTTCCTTCGCCCAGCGCCATTCCGCCTTCCACTGGTACGCGGGCTTCGACGAGGCCTACAACGTCGGCAAGTACGGACTGGAAACCGCGGATGAGGTCTTCGCGATCGCCTCGGACTGGCTCCAGCGCGAGGGTGGCCGGGACAACTGGTTTCTCCACGTGCACATGTGGGATCCGCACACGCCCTATCGCGCTCCGGCCTCCTATGGAGACCCTTTCACCGACGATCCCCTGCCCGAATGGCTGACCGAGCAGGTCCGACAAACCCACTGGGCCGGTTGCGGACCCCACTCCTCCCGGGAGTGTAATGGCTTCGCGCCGAAACAGAAGCTGCGCGCCCGGTTCCCGAGGCAACCCCAGGAAGCACCGGACATGGCGGCGGTTCGGCAGATGTTCGATGGCTACGACACCGGCGTACTGATGGCCGACGACTATGTGGGCCGGATCCTGAACCTTCTGGCCGATCTGGGCGTGGAGGAAGAGACCGTTGTCATGCTGAGTTCAGACCACGGCGAAACCCTTGGTGAACTGAACGTATACGGCGACCATCAGACCGCGGATCAGATCACCACACGGGTGCCGCTGATCCTGCACTGGCCGGGAAAGGTACCGGTGGGCCGATTCGAAGCGCTGCACTATCAGGTGGATGTTTCCGCCACTCTCCTCGACCTGCTCGGCCAGGAGGTACCCGATTCCTGGGACGGCCGGAGCTTCGCGAAAGCACTCGAGACGGGTACAGACGGGGGTCGTGACACGCTGGTGCTGTCACAGGCGGCCTGGGCCTGCCAGCGTGGTGTGCGCTTCGACGACTGGCTCTACCTGAATACCCGTCACGATGCCTTCCACCTGTATCCGGACCACATGCTCTTCAATCTGCGTACCGACCCGCATCAGCAGCAGGATCTCGCGGAGCAGGAGACAGATCAGCTCACACACGGACAGACACTGCTCGCCGGGTGGCTGGCGGAAAACATCGCCGGTGCAGCGAGAGGGCGCGATCCCCATGATAATGTCATGAAAGAAGGTGGCCCTTATCATGTGCGCGGCCAGTTACCCGAATACCTGAAACGCCTGCGAGCAACCGACCGGGGCGATCTCGCCGAGCGTCTGGAGGCAAAGTGGCCACAGTAGCAGGGTCGCCGCGCAGAAAGCCGATCACCATCGCGCCGGGACTGCTTCCCGACTCGTCCTGAATCCCGCAGATACACTTCTCACAGGAGCCTCCCCATGAACACAGAACAGCTCATCGCCACTCTGCGCCCCCTGGCAGTCCGCCCCACAGAGCAGAGTCTGCGATCCGCCGTTGCCGCCGCGCAGAACAGCTCCGAAACAGGGCAGCAGGCGGTCTGCGGCGCAATGATCTGGACAGCGTTTGCCGCACCCGCCGCAACCGCTGCCGTTTATGACGTGCTGACCAGCGCCTGGCTGGGCACTGAACATGCGAGCCCCGGGTCGGGAGACGGCCTCGACGCTCCGGAGGCCCCACTCACCCACAGCTTCTGGCGGGAATTCGCCAACGCAGTCGCAGATGCCGAGCAGGGTTACGACGCAGCCTCCATCACCGCCCGGGTCGCCGCTCTGGGAGGGGCAGTGGATGCACGGTTTCACGAGCTCGCCGAGCAGGCGGCGAGACAGCATCCCGGTGTGACCGATGCCGCGCAGCGTGAAATCCCGCCCCTGCTCAAGCTCACCGATCTGGCCCGCTGCCCGGAAGGCAGCCTCGCCGCCGATCTCTATCACATGCTGGTGAACAACGGCTACGACGCGGAGGTGCTGGACCGGGAAGCCATCGGCCTGGCCAATCTGCCTCCGGCACTGGGCTACACGAACACACGCATTCTGCAGATGCATGACATCTGGCATCTGGTTGCCGGTTATCAGACAACGTCACTGCACGAGATCGCCATTTCTGCATTTCAACTGGCGCAGTTCGGACACAACTACTCTGCGATGTTTCTGGCAACCGTGGCCACTATCAGTCAGTCCCGCGCAGCCACCGGTTTCAGCCTGCTTCTGCAGAATATCTGCGAAGCCTGGCTGCACGGCCGCAACACACCTTCCTTCATGGATATCCCATGGGAAAAGGAATGGCGACAACCCGTCAGCGAACTGCGCGCACGCCATGGGATAGAGCCCTTCAAAGGCAGTTTCCCCGCCGATCTGCTGGAGCAGTTGAAAGCAGCCGCTGCCTGAGCCTGATCGAGCTGCAACCGGGAACCCGAACGACAGATAAGAGGAGATCAACATGGCAATCACAGGCCAATGTCTTTGCGGCGAGATCAGGTACCAGATCGAGAATCCGCCCGCCGTAACCGGTGTGTGCCACTGTAAGAACTGCCAGCGACAGGCCGGATCAGCGTTTTCCACCCTGGCCGGTGTACCGAAGACGGAGTTCACACTCACCGCAGGGAGACCCAGGCTCTACGAGGACTCAGCCACCACGAGCGGCAACACCGTGCAGCGTTTTTTCTGCGGCACCTGCGGCTCGCCCATCTACTCCGCCGTTCCCGGACAGCCCGACGTTGTGTATCTGAAGACCGGCACCCTCGATGACACCAGTACCTTCAAACCCCAGTTCCAGGTCTGGTGCGACAGCAAACAGAACTGGGTAACCCTCGTGCCCGGTGTCCCCGCGCTCGCTCAGCAGGGTTAGACCTTCAGGTTCGGAACGACATCGCCCGCAGCACCCGCTCCCGGGCGATTGCCAGAGCCGCTTCACGCGGCAGACCGCCCTGCTCAGCCATCCGTTTCAGTATCTGTGTGGTGTTGGTGCCGATCCGCTGTCTGATCGTCTCCAGAGCCTGGGCTTCGCTGCCACCGTGATACTCCACCGCTGCGCATATCACACCACCGGCGTTCGCAACGAAGTCGGGTAACACCAGTATCCCACGCTCGGCGAGTATCTTTTCGGCACCTTCGGTGGCGGGTATGTTTGCACCTTGCGCAACGATCTTTGCATCGATTCGTGCGGCGTTCTCTTCAGTGATCACATCCGGCCGCGCGGCGGGAATCCAGATCTCGCAGGGAACCGCAAGCAGCTCGTCCGCTGCCAGCGTGCTGCCCTGGTCGCTGCTCGCCACCGACTTTCCGGCCACTTTGAGTTCAATCAGCTTCTCGATATCGAAGCCGGTTTCACAGATCCGCGCACCACCGCTGTCTGACACAGCCACAAGGCGTGCGCCGCTGTGCTGCAGAAAACGCGCCGCGTGCTGACCGACCGAGCCGAACCCCTGCACCACCACCCGGGCTCCAGCCATATCCAGATCACAGAATGGCCGCGCCGCCTCCACCGCGGCAGCCAGGCCGAGACCCGTTGCCCCGATCTCATCGAGCGGAATTCCACCGATCTCCCGCGGCAGTCCCACCGCGCGACCGATCACGCTTTTCACCTGGGCCATGGAAACTTCGTTAGTGCCCATGTCCGGTCCCGGAATGTAGTCGTGCACATCCGCAATGGCCCGGGCGAACGCCCGCAGGAGCCGCGTCTTGTCCTCGTGGGGCATCGAGGGGTCCGCGGCGATCACGGACTTGCCGCCACCATGGGCGAGTCCTGCCATGGCGTTCTTCAGTGTCATGGCACGCGCCAGCCGGAAGCACTCCCGCGCATCCACATCCACCGCCATACGCACACCGCCGATGGCGGGACCCGCGGCAACATTGTCCACTACGAGAATGGCACGCAGACCCACAGACGGTTCATAGAGTTCGATGACCTTCTCGGGGCCCAGATCATCCGTAAACTGGAATTCGGTTGTCACGACAGCGCCTCCCGCTGGTTACTGATGTGTGTCGCCCGTCTGCCGACCCTGGATTCGCCACCCGGGCAGTTCGCCTTTCGTCAGCCCTCGTCCAGACTGGCGCGCACTGCGGCGACGATGCGCGCGGCATCCGGCAGGTAGTAGTGTTCCAGACGCGACAGCGGCATCACCGTGTCGTAACCGGTAACCCGGGTCACCGATCCTTCGAGATCAAACACACCCGCATCTGCGATGAGCGCCGCCACCTCCGCACCGAATCCGCCAGTGCGCGCGGCCTCATGCACGATCACCGCATGGCCGGTGCGGCTGACAGACTCGAGGATTGTGTCACCGTCGAGGGGTTTCAGGGTGCACAGGTCAATGACCTCGGCTTCTATGCCTTCCTGGGAAAGTTCATCAGCAGCCGCGAGGGTTTCTTTCAGCATCGCACCCCAGGAGATCAGGGTTGCATGGCTGCCTGCACGCAATACCCGGCAGACGTCCAGGGGCATCGCAACACCGTCATCTTCGAAAGATTCCTTCGCGGTCCGATACAGGCGTTTCGGTTCGAGAAACACCACCGGATCCGGATCCCGAATCGCGGCCAGCAGCAACCCATAAGCCGCCTTCGGCGACGACGGGATCACAACACGCAGCCCGGGAATGTGCGCAAACAGGGCTTCCGTGCTTTCCGAATGATGTTCCGGCGCATGTACCCCGCCGCCATAGGCCGCGCGCAGCACCATGGGACAGGACAGACGTCCGCGGGTGCGGCTGCGCATTCGACCCGCGTGATTGATCATCTGATCCAGCGTCGAATAGATGAAACCCATGAACTGGATCTCAGCGACGGGCCGAAAGCCCTGCACGGCCAGCCCGACCGCCATACCGGCAATGAGGGTCTCGGCCAGCGGTGTGTCGAAAACCCGCCGGGGCCCGAAACTCTGCAGCAGGCCTTCGGTTGCCCGAAACACCCCGCCTATGACACCCACATCTTCGCCCAGCAGCAGTACCCGCTCGTCTTCCGTCATGGCCCGCTTCATGGCCAGATTCACCGCAGCAAGCAGACTGTGCTCAGTCACTGCCGCCCCCGGCCGCCAGCAGTGCTTCGCGCTGTGCGCGCAGCGGTACCGGCAGTTCCGCGTACAGAGAGTCGAACATGGACTCGGGCGCCTGGGGTGGCGTCGCGAGATAATCCTCGGCTGCACGATCGACTTCAGCTTCGCAACGCGCGATCAGTTCGGCTTCCTGACCCTCACTCCACTCGCCCTGCGCGGTGAGATAACTGCGCAATCTGCGGATCGGATCCTGTTCCCGCCACTCTTCAACTTCCGCATCGCTTCTGTAGCGACGGGCATCATCCACCGTAGTGTGGTCGCCGAGCCGATAAGTGAGGCACTCGATCAGCCGGGGGCCCGAACCAAGCCGTGCGTCAGCCAGCGCGCCTGCCATCACACTGGCCACGGCGATGACATCGTTGCCATCCACCTGTTCACCCTCGAATCCGGCCGCGATGGACTTCTGCGCAAGACTGGCTGCGGCAGTCTGTTCACGCCGCGGGGTGGAGATCGCCCACTGGTTGTTACTGACGACAAATACCAGCGGCAGATCCCAGAGCGCGGCGACATTCATTGCTTCATAGAAGTCACCTTTGGATGTAGCGCCGTCGCCGAACATGCAAACCGCAACCCGAGGTTCGCCGCGCAACTTGAAGGCCAGAGCCACTCCTGCCGCGTGGGGAGCATGTCCACCCACGGTGATGCTCACCGGAAAATCCTCTCGCGGAACCGCAAAGTCGGATCCGCGCTCGTCGCCACCCCAGTAAAGAAACAGCTCCGTCAGTGACACGCCGCGTTTGAGTTGAACCGCGTGCTCACGGAAGGAAGGCAGGAGCACATCTTCACTGGACATGGCATGACCAACACCGACCCCGATGGCTTCCTGGCCCAGCAGCGAAGCGTAGGTACCCAGTCGGCCGGTGCGATGCAGCTCGATGGCTTTTGCGTCAAAAACCCGGGCTCGCACCATGTCGCCGTAGAGGCCATGCAGTATCTCGGGTCTGGACAGCTTTTCAGGCAGATCCTGGAGCGGCCGGCCATCGCGATCGAGAAAGGCCGTGTGCCGGACCTCTGGCCCAGCCGCTGTCATCACCAGCGCAACCCGATGGACATCTCCCAGATGTCCGCGTCGAAGGATTCGAAGTCTTCGTTGTAGTCGATGTTCCGGTAGTTCATACCCAGGCTGTAGATCGGTGTCAGTCGCACATCCACACCGAGCCGGGCATCATCACGGGACACTTTGAAGCTGCCGTCATTTTCGTACTGACGGTAGCTGCCGAGCAGATCGACCCGCTCCAGCAGATGCCAGCGCAGGGTGCCATCCCAGAAATCCGAATCTGCCGAGTAGCTGATGGGAAACAGTAACTGTCGTGTTCCGGCCTGCACCTGCTGATCGATGCTCCGATCCAGATCCACGAACGAAGCGCCAACCGACACGGAGAGCACATCCATGCTGTAGGTCAGACGCAGATCGGCCTGTTCACTCTTCGCTTCCCAGCCGGAATCATCGTTTTCATGCTTACGCCAGGCGTACGCGGCGCTCACACCCAGACCATTGTCCCAGCGATAGGCAGCACGCAGACGGTAGCGGCGGCTGTCGGTAGGCGATGACAGTGTGAAAGGATCATCGATGCTGTTGTCTTCCGCGCTGAAACTTGCGGAGAACGCATTTCCAGGTCGATAGGCCACCACCAGGTAGTAGCCGTCTGCCTGAGTCTCTTCGTCTGCGCTGCGGCCCAGACCATCGGTTGACTGATCGTAGTCGGTGTCACGCTTCTGAGTGGTCCAGCCGCCACTGACCGTCCAGTCATCCCGCAGTACGGCCTCCATACCGAGGGCGAAGGTGGTGTTGTCGATCTTCCAGTCGCTCACACCCGTTGACGAAGCGAAATCAAGATCAGTGTCCTGATCGAGATGCTGATCCCGGATGCTGGCCGTGAGCCGCAGACGCCCGGTGAGCGCATAACCGGTGCTGAGGTAGACCTGGCGGATGGTTCGATTCGATGCGCCATCCGCAGCCAACGGCGTGGGCAGAGGGTTGCCAAGGTAGTCGAGACCGATCACCGACTCCACCGCGTCCACATCCATGTCCAGATCGGCGTAGAGCACGTCTGCCTGCACATCCCAGCGATCGGTGGGCCGCAGGGTCAGGCCTGCCTGGGTCTCCCGGCTGTCATAGCCATAGGGCTGCTCCAGAAAGAAGCTGTCCAGCCGGGTAGGTGCTCCAGGCGCCGAACCTTCCGATGCCCCCGGAAGAAAAATATGCACGTCGTTGTCAAACTGGCGCCAGCGCTGATTCACCTGCACGGACGCCCGGTTCCAGTCGTAGACCAGACCGATGTCGTAGTTCTGCAGAGTTTCATCGATGGACTGATCCATCTCGAATTCTTCGCGGGAGAGATCGAGCACCGTGGTGCGATCCCCCTTCTTCGTGTACTGATCGAAGCCAACCAGCAGTTTCGCCTGGTCGGTCAGCTGGACATCGAGATCGGCCGAATCCCGGATGCGCTGAAAATCGAAGTGGTGATAGTCGCCGCCGTTCGACCGGGTGGCACTCTCGTCCGCCGGGTCGAGGAAGATGTCCTCATAGAAGTAGTCGGACTGGCTGCGCTCGTAGGTGAAGCGATAGCTGCCGTATTTGCGCACACCCAGGCGCAGACTCTGATAGGGATCGCCGCCCAGGCCGCTGGCGGCAGCTTCTATCCGATCGGGTACCGTGGAACCGGTGCCTGCCGGTTCGTAGACGAACCCGAAATCAAAAAGTCGAGCACCACTGTCCAAATTCACCTGCTGTTTGAACTTCGCGTCATCCCCAGCCACGCTCACATTCCGGCCACCCACCGAAAGATGACCGCTGATCGGATCCGCCGCATCCGCCATGCCGCCGGTAACTGCCGCCCAGCAGCCCACCAGCAGAGTCGCAATAGTCTGCAGTCGCTGACCGGGTGGGTGTGACATATCCATGATCATTTCCTCAGCGCAGGAAGAGGCGATCCAGGTTCGAGCCGTGAATGGTTACATGGCAGTTGGTACAGACCGTGCTCTCATCGAATCGTGGCGGGGCGGTGGGAGAAAATCCCGCGTGGAACTGGGGTACCTCCGCGTGACAGCTGTAACACAGGGCGCCAACCTGCTGGATGCTGAGCATGTGACGGTTCGGACTGCCGTGAGGATCGTGGCAGGCACCACAGCCATCGACCCGGGAAGCAGCATGTTCGAATACGAAAGGCCCTTCCATATCGGCGTGGCAATCGCTGCATACAGACTGTTTAAAGCCGCCCAGCTCCATGCCCAGACGGGGATTGTGCGGATCGTGGCAGGACGTGCAGGCTACAGAACCTTCCGCCAGACGGTGTCGCTCGTTGAATGCGAACTGGGTAAAAGTTTCCTGGTGACACTCGAAGCACAGACTCGAGCCGGGCGTCAGGCCCTGCAGATCTACCGGCAGTACCGCCCCGTCATCTAGCGGACTTTTTTTTTGAGCGTGTATGCCATGACAGCTCGCGCAGGTGATTCCGGCGGCTGTGTGCGCGTTGCGCTCCGTCGTGTGGGCCTTTGCATGACAGCCAGCGCAGACGGCGTCCTGCTCTGCCGGGGGTTCGGTGCTGAAGGTCCGGATCGTTGCCGCGCTGGGTGCGGCAAGGTGTGCGGCGCCATCGCCATGACAGCCTGCGCAGGCAACGCCCAGCTTGCCATGAGGCATGGATGCCAGCGACTGTGCGGCCTGGGCATGGCAGGCGGCGCAGGGTGCGTCGGCTGCCTGTACGGAGATCGCCAGCCACGACGACAGGCCGAGACCGAGGCTCCACACAAACATTCTGATCTGATTCTGCATGTAATCAGCCTCGCCCAGCGGCATAGTGATCGTCATCCGGAATATTACCTACTAGCGCAGCCACTGTGTTGTCGTCATTCTTTGCGCATGCTCCGGATTGAACTCAAACGCGGACTGGACGTCCCGTTGGGCGCACGGCCGAGCGCTCGAAGATCTCACTCACCTGCCCGGGTTGCCCTGCTGGGTGCCGACTTTCCGGGCCTGCGTCCTGATCTGCTGGTGGCCGAAGGTGATCGGGTGCGCGCCGGCAGCGTTCTGCTGACAGACCGCACCCGGCCGGAAATCCGCCTGACCTCTCCTGTCACCGGCAGCGTCAGAGAGATCCGCCGGGGTGCACGACGCAGTCTCGATGCGCTGGTGCTGGACGTCGAAGAATCCACGGACGGGGCATCTGCGCTGCCGCCACCACCAGCAACTGACAGCGAACCGGAGGTCATCCGCCGCGCCCTGCAACTCGCCGGTTTATGGTCCGCCTTCCGCGCGCGACCCTTCGAGCGCATCCCCGCTGCAGACACAACACCCGCACAGCTCTTCGTAACCGCAATGGACACGAATCCCCTGTCCGTGGATCCGCTGACAGTGATCCGTGAGCACGCTGACGCCTTCGATCTGGGACTGCGCATCGTAACCCGGTTGAGTCCCGTGACCTGGCTGTGCAGCGCCGCCGGCTCTGCGCCCGGCTGCCCTCAATTGACAGGGCTCGAACAGATTGAATTCTCCGGACCACATCCTGCCGGATTACCCGGCACTCACATGCACACCCTCGCCGTTCGCCGAACTGCGGAATCGGCGTCCGGTG from Pseudomonadales bacterium carries:
- a CDS encoding phytanoyl-CoA dioxygenase family protein, whose amino-acid sequence is MHTNRIDRNFELDPRNRDFGWQTCDGPYRRLSAAQARQYDEEGFVLVENAFTPEEMEAVIHAIDPIEAEYTQMLRDRFGGKLYIARADAITFTIHLVLRSAVLKAFSRHPVFQELCHDTMGTPCRLYWDQAVYKKPGNPDEFPWHQDNGYTFTRPQQYLTCWVALTDATLDNGCPWVVPGLHRYGTLLHRNAPLGRECLTSPQSAVAVPARAGDVVVFSSLTPHRTGPNLTDAVRKSYILQYALDGAMTLQGDGDSPAPQNDPDRQYLIHEHP
- a CDS encoding sulfatase produces the protein MRILYIDIDTLRPDHLGCYGYHRATSPNIDALAQKSAVFNNVHASDVPCLPSRTALLTGRFGIHNGVVNHGGTDADPVIDGAGREFWSRLQIDSFPSRLKRAGLKTTSISSFAQRHSAFHWYAGFDEAYNVGKYGLETADEVFAIASDWLQREGGRDNWFLHVHMWDPHTPYRAPASYGDPFTDDPLPEWLTEQVRQTHWAGCGPHSSRECNGFAPKQKLRARFPRQPQEAPDMAAVRQMFDGYDTGVLMADDYVGRILNLLADLGVEEETVVMLSSDHGETLGELNVYGDHQTADQITTRVPLILHWPGKVPVGRFEALHYQVDVSATLLDLLGQEVPDSWDGRSFAKALETGTDGGRDTLVLSQAAWACQRGVRFDDWLYLNTRHDAFHLYPDHMLFNLRTDPHQQQDLAEQETDQLTHGQTLLAGWLAENIAGAARGRDPHDNVMKEGGPYHVRGQLPEYLKRLRATDRGDLAERLEAKWPQ
- a CDS encoding Coq4 family protein, with product MNTEQLIATLRPLAVRPTEQSLRSAVAAAQNSSETGQQAVCGAMIWTAFAAPAATAAVYDVLTSAWLGTEHASPGSGDGLDAPEAPLTHSFWREFANAVADAEQGYDAASITARVAALGGAVDARFHELAEQAARQHPGVTDAAQREIPPLLKLTDLARCPEGSLAADLYHMLVNNGYDAEVLDREAIGLANLPPALGYTNTRILQMHDIWHLVAGYQTTSLHEIAISAFQLAQFGHNYSAMFLATVATISQSRAATGFSLLLQNICEAWLHGRNTPSFMDIPWEKEWRQPVSELRARHGIEPFKGSFPADLLEQLKAAAA
- a CDS encoding GFA family protein: MAITGQCLCGEIRYQIENPPAVTGVCHCKNCQRQAGSAFSTLAGVPKTEFTLTAGRPRLYEDSATTSGNTVQRFFCGTCGSPIYSAVPGQPDVVYLKTGTLDDTSTFKPQFQVWCDSKQNWVTLVPGVPALAQQG
- a CDS encoding Glu/Leu/Phe/Val dehydrogenase — its product is MTTEFQFTDDLGPEKVIELYEPSVGLRAILVVDNVAAGPAIGGVRMAVDVDARECFRLARAMTLKNAMAGLAHGGGKSVIAADPSMPHEDKTRLLRAFARAIADVHDYIPGPDMGTNEVSMAQVKSVIGRAVGLPREIGGIPLDEIGATGLGLAAAVEAARPFCDLDMAGARVVVQGFGSVGQHAARFLQHSGARLVAVSDSGGARICETGFDIEKLIELKVAGKSVASSDQGSTLAADELLAVPCEIWIPAARPDVITEENAARIDAKIVAQGANIPATEGAEKILAERGILVLPDFVANAGGVICAAVEYHGGSEAQALETIRQRIGTNTTQILKRMAEQGGLPREAALAIARERVLRAMSFRT
- a CDS encoding alpha-ketoacid dehydrogenase subunit beta is translated as MTEHSLLAAVNLAMKRAMTEDERVLLLGEDVGVIGGVFRATEGLLQSFGPRRVFDTPLAETLIAGMAVGLAVQGFRPVAEIQFMGFIYSTLDQMINHAGRMRSRTRGRLSCPMVLRAAYGGGVHAPEHHSESTEALFAHIPGLRVVIPSSPKAAYGLLLAAIRDPDPVVFLEPKRLYRTAKESFEDDGVAMPLDVCRVLRAGSHATLISWGAMLKETLAAADELSQEGIEAEVIDLCTLKPLDGDTILESVSRTGHAVIVHEAARTGGFGAEVAALIADAGVFDLEGSVTRVTGYDTVMPLSRLEHYYLPDAARIVAAVRASLDEG
- the pdhA gene encoding pyruvate dehydrogenase (acetyl-transferring) E1 component subunit alpha, yielding MTAAGPEVRHTAFLDRDGRPLQDLPEKLSRPEILHGLYGDMVRARVFDAKAIELHRTGRLGTYASLLGQEAIGVGVGHAMSSEDVLLPSFREHAVQLKRGVSLTELFLYWGGDERGSDFAVPREDFPVSITVGGHAPHAAGVALAFKLRGEPRVAVCMFGDGATSKGDFYEAMNVAALWDLPLVFVVSNNQWAISTPRREQTAAASLAQKSIAAGFEGEQVDGNDVIAVASVMAGALADARLGSGPRLIECLTYRLGDHTTVDDARRYRSDAEVEEWREQDPIRRLRSYLTAQGEWSEGQEAELIARCEAEVDRAAEDYLATPPQAPESMFDSLYAELPVPLRAQREALLAAGGGSD
- a CDS encoding cytochrome c3 family protein, producing MTITMPLGEADYMQNQIRMFVWSLGLGLSSWLAISVQAADAPCAACHAQAAQSLASMPHGKLGVACAGCHGDGAAHLAAPSAATIRTFSTEPPAEQDAVCAGCHAKAHTTERNAHTAAGITCASCHGIHAQKKSPLDDGAVLPVDLQGLTPGSSLCFECHQETFTQFAFNERHRLAEGSVACTSCHDPHNPRLGMELGGFKQSVCSDCHADMEGPFVFEHAASRVDGCGACHDPHGSPNRHMLSIQQVGALCYSCHAEVPQFHAGFSPTAPPRFDESTVCTNCHVTIHGSNLDRLFLR